The sequence below is a genomic window from Calditrichota bacterium.
ATGATTGGCGGGATGAACTTTGCCAGCATTACGGAGAAGAATCACGATGTTATGGTCGCAGCCCGGGGGCCCGTGGTGCGGGAGGTGCAAAAAGTTTTCGACCGGAACTGGGAGTTGGCCGGCGGGACAACCCTTTCACCTTCATTGGAAAAACAAAACGCCGGATACCCGCCTGCGGATCCGGGCGAAGGTGTCTGGATTCAGTATCTGGTCACAATGCCATATCTTGAAAACACCAGGGCATTTCTGCTGTCAAAAATAAAAAACGCACGCAAAAGGATTTTGTTGGAAATGTACCTGCTCAGCGACCCGGCTCTCATTACCGGACTCATCGGGGCCTTTAAGAGGGGAATTGATGTGCGCGTTTTACTTGATGCCAATCGATTACCCCTTGAATTTGATCTGGGGGGATTTCCAAACAAAGCCGCCATTCAAAAATTGCTGCGGGAGAATATCCCCGTTAGGCTGTATCGCTGCGCACCGGGCCAGGAAATGCATATGAAAGTAGCTTTGTTTGATGACGACGAGGTGGTGGTTGGTTCCACCAACTGGACCTACGCCAGCTTTGCGGCCAATTCTGAGAGTTGCTTTTTCATGAAAGGGAAATCCGTTTTTGAAAAATTCCGGGCGCTGTTTGAAGAAGATTGGACCCGAAACAGCCTTCCGGCAGCGCCCCTCAATTTTAAAGAAAAAATAATTGCTGCCGGATTTAACCGGGTGTACAAAGAATATTGAACGCATGAATGTCAGAAGGGAAGGGGAGGGTAGCGGAGTAAAATACCGGCCGTTAAAAACTATTGACGGCCAATACATCCGGTGAACACCGGAAACGGCCGTGCGTTTGAACCCTTCCGTCCCCGGTCGGCAGGTGACGCCCGGATGCGTGTTTGTGCATTTTTTTATTCTTTCAATTGAAGAACCGAAATGAGTCACTAAAATGATTCCTTTGGTCAGACGATTTATTCGCAAGCAATGGAGAAGATTTTTTATTACCAGCCTTGGGGTGGGGCTTACGGTTATGCTCATGCTATTCTTGATGAGTCTGTATCAGGGCGTCAAGCGGGGCGCCACCAGCTACGTTGCCAATTGTCCCGCCGATATTTGGATTTGTCAAAAAAACTCCACCAACATTTTGCGGAGCTCATCCTTCCTGTCGGTTTCGTTGGGAGAAAAAATAAAAGAAACACGCGGCGTGAGTCAAGTAACGGGTATTCTCCGGTTATTGGCAACCGCAGACCTGAATAACACGCCTGTGACCTTTTTTCTGCTGGGGATTGATCCCCAAAGTAGCCTGGCCAAACCCCGAACTCTGGTCAAGGGCTCAGCTGATCTCCATTCGCAGGAAATCATCGTCGATCAGACACTGGCGGCAAAATTCAATCTGCATCTCAATGATTCACTGAATGTCCAGGGGACAAATTTTCGAATTATTGGGATTACAAAAGCAACGAATGCCGTCATTGCTCAGTTTTGTTTTACCACGGTGCACGATGCCCGAAAAATTCTCGGATTTTCCGGCTTTGTCAGTTTTTTTCTTATCGGGTCGGACAAACACGTACCATTAGGGAAGGTGATCAAAAACTTGAAGAATAAATTCCCGGACCTGGCGTTTTTCAGCAAAAAACAGTTTGTTGCCAACAACATCAATGAATTAAAAACAGGCCTGTTGCCGGTGCTTTTAACGGTGGCTTTTCTGGGGATCATTATTGGAGCGGCCATCATTCTATTAATGCTTTATAGTTCGGTTCTGGAAAAGCGGGAAGACTATGCTGTACTCAAGGCCATTGGAGCCAGTCACGGATTCCTTGCCCGTTTTGTCTTCAAGCAGTCCCTTTTGATTGCCCTTGTGGGATCGCTTGCAGGACTTTTTCTTTATTTGGCGGGCGCGCCCGTCATTGTATATTTTGTGCCGTCTGTGGCCCTTCACTTTACCTGGCAGGAGGCGATCACCGTTGCGGGGGTTGCACTCGTCATGGCCGGCGCCGGAGTTTGGGTCCCCATTCACCAGCTGTCCAAAATTTATCCAACTGAGGTGTTT
It includes:
- a CDS encoding DUF1669 domain-containing protein, with translation MIGGMNFASITEKNHDVMVAARGPVVREVQKVFDRNWELAGGTTLSPSLEKQNAGYPPADPGEGVWIQYLVTMPYLENTRAFLLSKIKNARKRILLEMYLLSDPALITGLIGAFKRGIDVRVLLDANRLPLEFDLGGFPNKAAIQKLLRENIPVRLYRCAPGQEMHMKVALFDDDEVVVGSTNWTYASFAANSESCFFMKGKSVFEKFRALFEEDWTRNSLPAAPLNFKEKIIAAGFNRVYKEY
- a CDS encoding FtsX-like permease family protein, giving the protein MIPLVRRFIRKQWRRFFITSLGVGLTVMLMLFLMSLYQGVKRGATSYVANCPADIWICQKNSTNILRSSSFLSVSLGEKIKETRGVSQVTGILRLLATADLNNTPVTFFLLGIDPQSSLAKPRTLVKGSADLHSQEIIVDQTLAAKFNLHLNDSLNVQGTNFRIIGITKATNAVIAQFCFTTVHDARKILGFSGFVSFFLIGSDKHVPLGKVIKNLKNKFPDLAFFSKKQFVANNINELKTGLLPVLLTVAFLGIIIGAAIILLMLYSSVLEKREDYAVLKAIGASHGFLARFVFKQSLLIALVGSLAGLFLYLAGAPVIVYFVPSVALHFTWQEAITVAGVALVMAGAGVWVPIHQLSKIYPTEVFRA